The following proteins are encoded in a genomic region of Candidatus Zixiibacteriota bacterium:
- a CDS encoding outer membrane protein transport protein → MGIVRFTAAGLLALLLLAPGIMASGFEANGVGVKATAMGGAFRAVADDWTAAYYNPAGYADLLDNQMGANLALFQYRNEITPNYLWGGQYESGIFNGQPGYNFDEILNNPSAGFAVRMPFFGESVFGISAYQPFDYNVMWDLYRPVSTYNDSLTFPKNQFQNNFDVVAFQVTAAREHIADKLSLGVGLQLLRVDLLYTEIIFRNNPYLARDSEWEPAFYPRNKVTQWASNDGSGWGLGFNLGAKLKHGENLTLGASVAVPFTVTAKGESALEFYMPKLNNPVEHQGTVEHLLTAGSKVVDSAHYEAKLKLPPTVGLGMAYQASERLLVSFDAEYTFWSQFDGFNFEYSNHRGLTGAADTATDMREFFTADISNTVDWSNTVELMAGAAFDYSDNFTIMGGFSYDQSPARKEEKFHPLFFDLGTKLTFSTGAQLHLDRWDLGVSTSYTRHPSASVADLEDADGNGHPENFAGDFEGATYQTVFAFNYRF, encoded by the coding sequence ATGGGGATAGTTAGGTTTACGGCAGCGGGACTCTTGGCACTGTTGCTGCTGGCTCCGGGTATCATGGCGAGCGGATTTGAGGCCAACGGCGTGGGTGTCAAAGCCACCGCCATGGGTGGCGCCTTCAGAGCCGTGGCCGACGACTGGACTGCCGCATACTACAATCCGGCAGGCTATGCCGACCTATTGGACAATCAAATGGGCGCCAATCTGGCCCTGTTCCAGTATCGCAATGAGATTACTCCCAACTATCTCTGGGGTGGTCAGTATGAGTCCGGTATTTTCAACGGGCAACCCGGTTACAATTTCGACGAGATACTGAATAATCCCTCGGCCGGCTTTGCTGTTCGCATGCCGTTTTTTGGTGAGTCCGTTTTCGGAATCTCGGCTTACCAGCCGTTTGACTATAATGTCATGTGGGACCTTTACCGGCCGGTGAGTACTTACAACGACTCATTGACCTTTCCCAAAAACCAGTTCCAGAACAATTTTGACGTAGTTGCCTTTCAGGTGACGGCGGCCCGCGAGCACATTGCCGATAAGCTCTCATTGGGTGTGGGCTTGCAACTGCTCAGGGTAGACTTGCTGTACACCGAAATAATCTTCCGAAACAACCCTTACCTGGCCCGTGATTCGGAGTGGGAGCCGGCTTTCTATCCGCGTAATAAGGTCACCCAATGGGCTTCCAACGACGGTAGCGGATGGGGCCTTGGGTTCAACCTGGGCGCCAAACTTAAGCACGGCGAAAACCTCACACTGGGCGCATCGGTGGCGGTGCCCTTTACCGTTACGGCCAAAGGTGAGAGTGCCTTGGAATTCTACATGCCCAAACTTAACAACCCGGTCGAGCATCAAGGCACGGTTGAACACCTGTTGACGGCCGGCAGTAAAGTTGTCGACTCGGCTCATTACGAAGCCAAGCTGAAACTGCCGCCGACGGTCGGTCTGGGTATGGCTTACCAGGCCTCGGAGAGGCTCCTGGTCTCCTTCGATGCCGAATACACGTTCTGGTCGCAGTTTGACGGGTTCAATTTCGAATACAGCAATCACCGGGGTCTCACCGGAGCGGCCGATACCGCCACCGACATGAGAGAGTTCTTCACGGCTGACATATCCAATACCGTGGATTGGTCAAATACCGTCGAATTGATGGCCGGCGCCGCCTTCGATTACTCCGACAATTTCACCATTATGGGCGGCTTTTCTTACGATCAGTCACCGGCGCGTAAAGAAGAAAAATTCCACCCACTGTTTTTTGATCTGGGAACCAAGTTGACTTTCAGCACCGGAGCGCAGTTGCATCTGGATCGCTGGGACCTGGGCGTTTCCACCAGCTATACCCGCCACCCCTCAGCCAGCGTGGCTGACTTAGAAGATGCCGACGGCAACGGTCATCCGGAAAACTTCGCGGGTGATTTCGAGGGCGCAACGTACCAAACAGTGTTTGCATTTAATTATCGCTTTTGA
- a CDS encoding sigma 54-interacting transcriptional regulator, with protein sequence MTAKVLTTTEQLLRNSEYASALSSLEALDASLLSSRDYGFYCILLTEANAYLGTYDERFIDEAVEIFRHSVETEMFARAKYAKGWLLSLQGMHADAKQVLLEAYANYLRCGKKHKAGLVLNRLAYGSLQTGNTQSAVENLENAIRIYEEIGDNLHQTRFAINLAGVLWSSGRLTESLSVFSEYGPSVSASEEKLAVVFFYNSAIPYALKGDIKEARRRIAKCKPYLDKYPREKAIYFENLGWINILDGKYAAAEKALKEGLELSLTIAPESALISQNKRLFGDLYIATEKYDLAEKFASEALVVAEKINERVEIAACWRIFAQVAQHRSEEAQAREWFDKAIDLFNLIGTRYELAVARYLAAASGLYSKSERTAMLYMAREYFEAEGITPFIAKVETQLSRQPSPVNVDKTSDGCPNIITVNDDMKKLLDLAEHVAQSEMTVFLTGDTGTGKDLLARYLHFCSGRKGEFVTVNAAAIPNPMIEAELFGHTKGAFTSAEAERKGLLELADKGTFYLNEIADATPEFQAKLLEVLETREVRKLGSNKSKKVNFRLIAATNHDLKARMHDGHFRVDLYHRLNEIPLTLPPLSARTEDIAPLVQHFLKEAGFTANGDGADHFAAVLALQEYPGNVRELQARVKQLVTVGKNDIDRMIALAKQSGSERERTLKALESCDWNRREAALLLGVSEATVRRRIEKYALTQPVTD encoded by the coding sequence ATGACCGCCAAAGTCTTGACCACGACAGAACAACTGCTCCGCAATAGTGAATACGCCTCAGCTCTGAGTTCACTGGAAGCCTTGGATGCGTCTTTGCTCTCGAGCCGAGACTATGGATTCTACTGTATCCTCCTGACCGAGGCAAACGCCTACTTAGGCACTTATGACGAGAGATTCATTGATGAAGCGGTGGAGATATTCCGGCACTCGGTTGAAACTGAGATGTTTGCCAGAGCCAAGTATGCGAAAGGTTGGCTCCTATCGCTTCAAGGGATGCACGCTGATGCAAAGCAGGTCTTGCTTGAAGCATACGCGAATTATCTGAGGTGCGGGAAGAAACATAAGGCAGGTTTGGTGCTTAATCGTTTGGCCTATGGCTCATTACAGACCGGGAATACTCAATCAGCCGTTGAAAACCTAGAAAATGCCATAAGGATTTATGAAGAAATTGGGGACAATCTTCATCAAACGAGGTTTGCAATCAATTTGGCGGGTGTGTTGTGGAGTTCTGGAAGACTTACAGAATCGCTCTCTGTTTTTTCAGAGTATGGACCCTCAGTCTCAGCTTCAGAGGAGAAGCTTGCTGTCGTCTTCTTCTACAACTCCGCTATCCCCTACGCCCTCAAAGGTGACATCAAAGAAGCCCGCAGGCGGATCGCCAAATGTAAGCCGTACCTCGATAAGTATCCGCGTGAAAAAGCTATTTACTTCGAGAACCTTGGTTGGATCAATATCCTCGATGGCAAATACGCTGCCGCCGAAAAGGCGCTCAAAGAAGGTCTGGAACTGTCGCTCACTATCGCCCCGGAGTCGGCCCTGATTTCACAGAACAAACGACTGTTCGGCGACCTCTATATCGCCACTGAAAAGTACGACCTGGCCGAGAAGTTTGCATCCGAAGCCCTGGTAGTTGCAGAAAAAATCAACGAGCGTGTCGAGATAGCAGCCTGTTGGCGCATCTTCGCCCAGGTGGCGCAGCACCGTAGCGAGGAGGCCCAGGCGCGCGAGTGGTTCGATAAAGCGATCGATCTGTTCAACTTGATCGGCACCCGCTATGAGTTGGCCGTCGCCCGCTACCTGGCCGCCGCGTCCGGGCTCTACAGCAAGAGTGAGCGGACGGCTATGCTGTACATGGCACGAGAATATTTCGAGGCAGAGGGGATCACGCCGTTTATCGCAAAGGTCGAAACGCAACTCAGCCGACAACCGTCACCTGTCAACGTCGACAAAACATCCGACGGTTGCCCGAACATCATCACCGTCAACGACGACATGAAAAAACTGCTCGACTTGGCCGAGCACGTGGCCCAGTCGGAGATGACCGTATTCCTCACCGGCGATACGGGCACCGGCAAAGATTTGTTGGCACGCTACCTGCACTTCTGTTCCGGTCGCAAAGGTGAGTTTGTCACCGTCAACGCCGCCGCCATTCCCAACCCGATGATCGAGGCGGAACTGTTCGGCCACACCAAAGGAGCCTTCACCTCAGCCGAGGCAGAGCGCAAAGGACTGCTCGAACTGGCCGACAAAGGGACTTTCTACCTGAACGAAATCGCCGACGCCACCCCGGAGTTTCAGGCCAAGCTACTCGAAGTGCTGGAGACCCGCGAGGTGCGCAAACTTGGCAGCAACAAGTCCAAAAAAGTCAACTTCCGTCTGATCGCCGCCACCAACCACGACCTCAAAGCGCGCATGCACGACGGACATTTCCGGGTCGATCTATACCATCGTCTCAACGAGATACCGCTGACCCTGCCGCCTCTGTCGGCCCGCACCGAAGATATCGCACCGTTGGTGCAGCACTTCCTCAAAGAAGCCGGTTTCACCGCGAACGGCGACGGCGCCGATCATTTTGCCGCAGTGCTGGCTCTTCAGGAGTATCCGGGCAACGTGCGCGAGTTGCAGGCGCGGGTGAAACAACTTGTCACCGTTGGTAAAAACGACATCGACCGCATGATCGCCCTGGCCAAACAATCCGGGTCCGAACGCGAGCGCACTCTCAAGGCGCTCGAATCGTGCGACTGGAACCGCCGCGAAGCAGCGCTTCTGTTGGGCGTCAGCGAAGCCACTGTTCGCCGCCGCATCGAGAAGTACGCCCTGACCCAACCGGTCACCGACTGA
- a CDS encoding DUF1573 domain-containing protein, which translates to MIKVLLLSILGLTVLFTTVEAGADIEIAEDSFNFGRAAQHAVLSHRFTIASTGDDTLVINKVVPGCGCTKAPLADSVLAPGEKTTLELFFSTKSFRGIVNKSAYIETNISEAKYYIRFQSELLPEPDTIMPIHLSPSRLDVSQFKPEVRRRARFWIHNKDSVDYRIKVIDYADQVFDIKMPEMVPAMDSVWGGVIVKDEAIPTGFEHSVTFELDDGSGIRYSLPIKRMYRVRQ; encoded by the coding sequence GGGTGCGGATATCGAAATCGCCGAAGACAGTTTCAATTTTGGGCGTGCCGCGCAGCACGCCGTGCTAAGTCATCGCTTTACCATTGCGTCTACCGGTGATGATACTCTGGTGATCAACAAAGTAGTTCCAGGCTGTGGCTGCACCAAGGCGCCACTGGCCGATTCTGTATTGGCCCCCGGGGAAAAAACCACTCTGGAGTTGTTTTTCTCCACCAAGTCGTTTAGGGGAATCGTGAACAAGAGCGCTTATATCGAAACCAATATCTCAGAAGCCAAGTACTATATCAGGTTCCAGTCCGAACTCCTGCCCGAGCCTGATACGATCATGCCTATCCATCTCAGTCCCTCGCGTCTTGATGTCTCGCAGTTTAAGCCGGAAGTAAGGCGTCGGGCGAGATTCTGGATTCACAACAAGGACTCAGTCGATTATCGAATCAAAGTTATCGACTACGCCGATCAGGTCTTTGACATAAAAATGCCTGAGATGGTGCCGGCAATGGACTCCGTTTGGGGCGGCGTTATTGTCAAAGATGAGGCCATTCCTACCGGGTTTGAGCATTCCGTCACTTTTGAGCTCGACGACGGCAGTGGTATCCGCTACTCCCTTCCCATCAAACGTATGTACCGCGTACGCCAGTAG